A genomic segment from Lasioglossum baleicum chromosome 5, iyLasBale1, whole genome shotgun sequence encodes:
- the LOC143208950 gene encoding uncharacterized protein LOC143208950 encodes MTNRFARFVRGIEQIFKLRSRSPYRRHDERKQRSSPKNCPLQGKTLIKEAPAPRIKIKIPELESGTGEFLIDGGASVNLVVLDVLGEGAEIVSREEIEITGLTINPIRTLGTTILHIHEAPAFFYVVKRLAIEADGLIGSPFLKQEEAEISYYHGTLVLKNKPIRPIRFSNYQQDSDVRTKHRIDARTSQQIAIRIANPRIKEGYLPRIKTHKQLYIGEAAVLNDGGKCHVMATNTSEEAIDVEIEPQIVEPYDILSTSDEDIYSEERAENSNGLKNRKTVSSSYVKNSVESLFYNIQISANHSSLQQTPLNMPLEPCLVKAK; translated from the exons attcgcgagattcgtccgtggaatcgaacaaatctttaaacttcgatcgcgctcaccgtacaggcgacacgatgagcgaaaacaaagaagttcgccaaagaactgtccgcttcaaggaaaaaccctcatcaaggaagctccagcaccacgaatcaaaatcaaaatcccagaactggaatcaggcacgggagaatttctaattgatggtggagcatccgtaaatttagtcgttcttgacgttttaggagaaggagcagaaattgtttcacgcgaagaaattgaaataactggtcttactataaatccaattcgcactctaggaactacgatacttcacatacacgaagctcctgcgtttttctacgtagtgaagcgccttgcaatagaagcagatggacttataggaagcccatttttaaaacaggaagaagcagaaatttcttattaccatgggacactggtattaaaaaataagcccatcaggcctattcgattttcaaattaccagcaggactcagatgtacggaccaaacatcgcatcgatgcccgaacatctcaacaaattgccataagaatagctaatccaaggataaaagaaggctatttaccacgcataaaaacgcacaaacaactctacataggagaagccgccgtcctgaacgacggaggaaaatgtcatgttatggcaaccaacactagcgaggaagccatagacgtagaaatagagccacaaatcgtggaaccttacgacattttgagcacatcagatgaagatatttattcagag gaaagggcagaaaattcaaatggactgaagaacaggaaaacagtttcaagcagttacgtgaagaactctgtcgagagcctattttacaatatccagatttcagcaaaccattcgtcattacaacagacgcctctgaatatgccgttggagccgtgcttagtcaaggcgaaatag